The window AGGTTAGAAAACCAGACACTATGTTTATGGAATTCTTTAATAAGAACACAATATTTTCcagatagtttatttttcctatttttcataaGGCTGCAGGATTATGTAGTATGGTTTATGGCTTTAAGAGTGTAGCCTTTTTAGCTTGAGTTCATCTTTTTTGCTCTACTACTTCCAAACTAGTGACCTTGGGAAGGTGGTCTAATCCAactgtgccttagtttcttcatcctGTAAAACAGAGCTGGTATCAGTACCTACCTTGCAGAGTTGTTGTGACGATCAAATAAGTTAGTATGTGTCACTGTCTGGCACACAGTTAAGTATTCATTGTCATTATCcttggtggtagtagtagtagtaatagatGTTTTTAGTAACATGAGATTTtgtagacactttgatgggagctgtATGTTCTTGGTTGAATTCTCCACTCTTCCTTCCAACAGGAAAATGGCAGATGCACGACAGTGGCCTCCTGAACATCACCAAGGTGTCTTTTTCAGACCGAGGTAAATATACATGTGTTGCTTCTAACGTCCATGGCACTGTGAACAACACGGTGACCCTGAGAGTCATCTTTACCTCTGGAGACATGGGCGTCTACTACATGGTCGTCTGCCTTGTGGCCTTCACCGTTGTCATGATCCTCAATATCACCCGCCTGTGCATGATGAGCAGCCACCTGAAGAAGACTGAGAAAGCCATCAATGAATTCTTTAGGACAGAAGGTGCAGAGAAGCTGCAGAAGGCATTTGAGATTGCCAAGCGGATCCCCATCATCACCTCAGCCAAAACTCTAGAGCTTGCCAAAGTCACCCAGTTCAAAACCATGGAGTTTGCCCGCTATATTGAAGAGCTTGCCAGGAGTGTGCCTCTGCCTCCACTCATCATGAACTGTAGGACTATCATGGAGGAAATCATGGAAGTAGTTGGACTTGAGGAGCAGGGGCAGAATTTTGTGCGGCATACTCCAGAAGGCCAGGAGGCTTCCGACAGGGATGAGGTTTACACGATCCCAAACTCCCTGAAAAGAAGTGACTCACCCACCGCGGACTCAGATGCCTCATCACTGCATGAGCAGCCCCAGCAAATCGCCATCAAGGTGTCTGTTCACCCACAGTCCAAAAAAGATCACATGGGTGACCAGGAAGCTGTACAATTTGAGGTCAAAGACGAAGAGGAGACAGAACCGTCTGCTGAACATTCCCCAGAAACTGCAGAACCTTCTACAGATATAACATCCACAGAGCTAACATCTGAAGAGCCAACACCTGTTGAGGTACTAGATAGAGTTCTGCCACCAGCTCACCTGGAAACTCCAGAGCCAGCAGTGGCACATGACAGAAACACCTGCATTATTTATGAAAGCCATGTCTAATATCAACTATGAAAAGCTATGCATATCACGAAAATCAGGGGCTGCTCCTTGTAGTGCAGATGTAGTTCGCACTTGCCGCTAAGCCTTACCAGGAGAGACTGATCCCTTAGGTAGGAGTGATGCCATTTTCAAAGGGGAAACACCTGAGTGCAGTTTATTATAAGCCCGGAATTTCCCCAGTAGGAAAGGATGTGAGAAACATCAGAGTGCAGAACTGATAATACTGGGCAGAAGGTGTCTGTCCACGTGATACGAATTTTAGAGGCTCTTCTCTGCCAAACATCTTAATGGGTCATGCCCTTTCGGCAAAGAGAATGTTACCGTAAGATATTCTGAGCTCAAGAGCCCTCCCTGTCCAATGCACACTGcattgcaaaacaaaacaaaacaaaacaaaaaaaaacaaaaaacaaaaacaaaaaaacaacaactatagGTCTGCTACAATAGCAAATGCACGTACATGGGTTTGTTGCACtttcttctcagtttttattCCTGTCACTGTTCCTTTATAATGTAGTAGTTGTTGTTATGTTAATACTAATTGCTCTTCGGTTTAGTCCTTATAGCCACTTTGTCCTTATTTCCCCCTAGAATGTGTACCTCAGAGGCTTTGGTATCAGTCACCAGTACTGGGGCTCATATCCACAAGTCAGTTGTAACGTTCCAGAGTACTTACTAGGCTCATTATTTTTGTCACTTCTCAGGCTTATGTTCATacatcacttttttttgtttccaatgAAGCTGCTATTGTGAAACTGAGAAAACCTTTGCCCAGAAATAGCACTTTAATAgccaaataaaaatgtgtttaccTGTCCAATTCTGAGAGGCTTTTGATGAGCCCAACTGAAGTATGGAGGGAGACTGTAAAAGGTTGAATATACCGATATTACCCATGAAAACAGCtctttttatgtttaagtaaCATCATCCTACAAACAAACTGATTCTTTATGTGGAAAATGTATTGCTTCTGAAGACAGAGGCATTTGATGAATCCCTGTTGGTTGTAGAATATTGCCTTCCCAGAAGGGCTTTGCAGGGCCATATGCCATTGGGTGATTCAAACACTGGATTTGGGTCAGCAAAATAAAGATCTGTGAAGCCGTATAACCAGGTCCACTGTTGTGAACTACAAAGCTAACCATTGGTCTTGAAGGGGAGACCGAGAGGTTAGAAAAATGGCATAGGGAACTGTGTCATCAAATTTCATGCCAGATTGTGGAATCATCTTTTAGCCTCACAGGAAAGCAGTTAGATGCGAGGCTGAATGATGTTTTGGAAAGAAGACAGAAGTCAGTCTATGCAAAGCCCAACACATTACCCAACTGTGCCAATGACCAATGGCTGGCTTTGGGCAGGTCTGGGTGTCGGTTTCCTTATTTGTCAGAGGAGACAGACTAGATGGACTCTGAGCACCATCTAAAGAGTCTCACTCTCTCACAGAGCCAAACTGATATcatcatgctttctctctgtccaGTTACTTAACAgattttcacttttctctctggATTCAGCTCACATTTTCTTATGCTGCATTACTTATTCAAAGAGGATCAATTTCAAATAATCCTAGCATTTTAAGCAAGTTGTGGATCTTCTTTCCCAAAACATTATTAAGACCACTTCTATAATTGAAATTTAATCTAATGGTGAGAATTAGTGgtatttcattttcacttagaAGCAGGGGGAGTAAACTTAAAGTGGTTGTAAGGGTCGTGGCTATATCAGGTGTTGGGGTCAGGACATTGGAGGTTACATCTTTTTCATCTGCACGATATGGGGGTTGTACTTGAAGAGTCACAAGACCCCACCAACTCAGACATTTACTGCTTTATGGAAAGTTTGTAATCTCCCAAGATGGCCCCACTGCAAGAGACAGACAACATTGGAAGCAAAAATGGATACAGGAGATTGGTTGCTTTTGCTGTCCAAATTTTACCACAAATGTATCTGGCTCTGCAGCCTGAAAGCTGTGGGTTTGCCTTTAAGGGTGGCCTGACAGGCCTCTTTATTCATAGATAACTAGTGTGAGAGGCAATCTAACAAGACATGGAGTTTGGTCAGACATCACTTGGCCAGAATGAACTGCTGGCATCTAGTTAGAAGTGTCTCAGGTGGTTACATAAAGCAAGTAGTAATATGGCAGTCAGGAGAAACCATGACTTCTATTTGGGCTCTCTGGACCAGGATTTTAGGTATTCAGGTTGCAGAAGAGTTTTATCTCCACTTCtcagaatataaacattttccaCTCACTATGGAGATCAGCAAATTCCTAGTATGGATCTATATGCCCAAAACAATAACAGAGATTTAAGCTCATTTTACGATATTGTGCGAACTTTTCCCCATTCTGTTCAATTCTCATTCCACCCAAACCCATGTGCAGATGTCTGCATGGAAATTACAGAAGAAAGCATCAATTCCATCTAGACATTGATtagggatttaaaaaatgtaaagtcaGATTTTTTTACAAAGCAGGAGCAGAAATGTGCGACCAAAGAATGTTCCAGATTGGTTTTAGCTTCTTAAGACTGGGGAGATTATTATATAGGTTTTCCAAACTTTTCCCCTCTAAGGCATCAAAAAGCTCTTGATATAATAATAGCCAGCCTAAAAGGAGGTCAGCTTACAATGGAGATTTCTCCTTCCAGAAATTCTGCGCTCTTCCTATCAATCTTACAGCTTCTTTATGAAATAAGAAAGGCTCTCCTTCTAGAATATAAAATGCAGAAGACCTCGTGACTTTCagctgatttttcaaaataaactctTCAGCTTCATAGAAATTCATAAAAGTAt is drawn from Vulpes lagopus strain Blue_001 chromosome 8, ASM1834538v1, whole genome shotgun sequence and contains these coding sequences:
- the MFAP3L gene encoding microfibrillar-associated protein 3-like isoform X1; its protein translation is MDRLKNHLPVCFLPTVPFVVLVSTLATAKTVTNSTLNGSDVVLGSVPVIIARIDHIIVKEGNSALINCSVYGIPDPQFKWYNSVGKLLKEDEEKERGGGKWQMHDSGLLNITKVSFSDRGKYTCVASNVHGTVNNTVTLRVIFTSGDMGVYYMVVCLVAFTVVMILNITRLCMMSSHLKKTEKAINEFFRTEGAEKLQKAFEIAKRIPIITSAKTLELAKVTQFKTMEFARYIEELARSVPLPPLIMNCRTIMEEIMEVVGLEEQGQNFVRHTPEGQEASDRDEVYTIPNSLKRSDSPTADSDASSLHEQPQQIAIKVSVHPQSKKDHMGDQEAVQFEVKDEEETEPSAEHSPETAEPSTDITSTELTSEEPTPVEVLDRVLPPAHLETPEPAVAHDRNTCIIYESHV
- the MFAP3L gene encoding microfibrillar-associated protein 3-like isoform X2 gives rise to the protein MHDSGLLNITKVSFSDRGKYTCVASNVHGTVNNTVTLRVIFTSGDMGVYYMVVCLVAFTVVMILNITRLCMMSSHLKKTEKAINEFFRTEGAEKLQKAFEIAKRIPIITSAKTLELAKVTQFKTMEFARYIEELARSVPLPPLIMNCRTIMEEIMEVVGLEEQGQNFVRHTPEGQEASDRDEVYTIPNSLKRSDSPTADSDASSLHEQPQQIAIKVSVHPQSKKDHMGDQEAVQFEVKDEEETEPSAEHSPETAEPSTDITSTELTSEEPTPVEVLDRVLPPAHLETPEPAVAHDRNTCIIYESHV